One Trichomycterus rosablanca isolate fTriRos1 chromosome 23, fTriRos1.hap1, whole genome shotgun sequence genomic window carries:
- the fam49bb gene encoding CYFIP-related Rac1 interactor B yields the protein MGNLLKVLTCTDLDEEPNFFLDFENAQPTDAERATWEQVDVVLKDARAILDELQAYKGAGTEIREAIQNPNDEALQDQAWAAVVPLVGKLKKFYEFSQRLEAALHSLLRALTNETYSDATQHLEREQALAKQFAEILHFTLRFDELKMTNPAIQNDFSYYRRTLNRMRINNHPAEGENEVNNELANRISLFYADATPMLKTLSDSTTKFVSENKNLPIENTTDVLSTMASVCKVMLETPEYRSRFSSEATVSFCLRVMVGVIILYDYVHPVGAFAKSSKIDMKGCIKVLKEQPPNSVEGLLNALRYTTKHLNDESTAKNIKIMLQ from the exons ATGGGGAACCTCCTGAAAGTTTTGACTTGTACAGATCTTGATGAGGAGCCCAACTTTTTTCTTGATTTTGAAA ATGCACAGCCCACAGACGCAGAGCGGGCAACCTGGGAGCAAGTGGATGTGGTGCTGAAGGATGCTCGAGCAATACTCGATGAACTTCAGGCTTATAAAGGAGCAGGGACAGAAATCAGAGAG gCGATCCAGAACCCCAATGATGAGGCGTTGCAGGACCAGGCTTGGGCTGCAGTGGTTCCGCTTGTGGGCAAACTCAAAAAGTTCTATGAGTTTTCTCAGAGATTAG AAGCAGCACTGCACAGCCTGTTGAGAGCTCTGACCAACGAGACTTACAGTGACGCCACGCAGCACCTGGAGCGTGAACAGGCCCTCGCCAAACAGTTCGCCGAGATCCTGCACTTCACACTGCGCTTTGATGAGCTTAAG ATGACGAATCCGGCCATTCAGAATGACTTCAGTTATTACAGGAGGACTCTGAACCGCATGAGGATAAATAACCATCCA GCTGAAGGAGAAAACGAGGTCAACAACGAGCTGGCCAATAGAATATCTCTGTTTTACGCTGATGCCACACCCATGCTGAAGACCCTGAGCGACAGCACAACCAAGTTTGTATCCGAG AACAAGAATTTACCCATTGAGAACACAACAGATGTGTTGAGCACTATGGCAAGCGTGTGCAAAGTTATGCTAGAGACGCC tgagTATCGTAGTCGTTTCAGCAGTGAAGCCACCGTGTCGTTCTGTCTACGCGTCATGGTCGGGGTGATCATACTCTACGATTACGTCCATCCAGTTGGTGCTTTCGCCAAATCCTCCAAAATAGAT ATGAAAGGATGCATAAAAGTTCTTAAAGAACAACCACCGAACAGTGTGGAAGGCTTACTAAATGCTCTCAG GTACACAACTAAGCATCTGAATGACGAATCGACGGCTAAGAACATTAAAATCATGCTGCAGTAA